In Terriglobia bacterium, the DNA window TCCGCCTATGTCTGCCGCTTGGCGAGGACCACCGCTCCGATGATGGCCACGAGAATCAGCACCGACGTCACCTCGAAAGGGAGCAGATAGTCGCTGAAAAGCGTTTCCGCGAGATGCGTGATGGTCCCCGCCCCCCCAGCCGAAACCAGCGGGTCGTGGGGCGCGCGGGAAGGGTCGTAGGACCTAAGCAACGGATAAAGCAGCAGCGGCACCGTAGCCCCGAGGACCCAGGCCAAAAAAGCAAGATACTTCCTTTTGTCGACATGCGCCGCTCCCGAGAACGGGTCCAGAAGCATGATCACAAAGAGGAACAGCACCATAATGGCCCCGGCATAGACGATGATCTGCACCGCCGCGATGAAGGGCGCCTCGAGAAGCATGTAGATGCCGGCGAGCGCGCTGAGACAGACAATCAGCGAAAGCGCCTCATAGAACACGCGGCGCAGCAGCACCACATTGATGGCCGCAATCAGTGCAATCGCTCCGAACAGGTAAAACAGCAAGGTTTCCATCAGTTAAGGGAATCCAGGATCCGGTCGAGTTTTTCAACCGTGAGGCTCTCGTGGTAATCCTCGTTGATCTGCACCACCGGCGCGGTGCCGCAAGATGCCAGACACTCCACTTCCAGAAGCGTGAACCGCCGGTCGGGAGTCGTCTCACCGGGCTTGATGCCCAGCCTCTGCTGGAGATGGGCCATGATCTGCTCGCAGTTGCAGAGCAGGCAGGAAATGTTGGTGCAAACCTGAATCACATATTTGCCGACCGGCTTTTTGAAAAGCATCGTGTAGAAGCTGGCGACTTCATATACCTCGTTGGCGGAGAGCGTGAAGATCTCCGCGACCTCGCGGACGGCATCGTGCGACAAGTAGCCGACTTCGTCTTGCGCCAGTTGCAGGGATGGAATCAGTGCGGAGCGGGCCCGGGGGTACCGCTGCATCAGTACCGAGATCCTGCTTCGTGTAGCCTCAGATAGCATGCGGGCTCGGCTCCAACTCCTGGAAAAGTCCGACAGATTATTTGGGGGTTCTGTAAATACTTTAAAATCAAGAAGATAACCAGGACCCAATGGTAAAAGCGACGTTCGATCTTAGTAGACGCATCCGCGCAGTGTCAAGGCTTTTCTGGTTGATTTGGCTCAAGATCACCCGTTATGATACATGGCATGCAGGCAACAATGAAGCTGGAAATTAACGGCGAATCGAGGTCTGTTCCTGCCTCGGCCTCAGTACGGGAATTGCTCGAAAACCTCGGCATCAAACCTGACAGAATTGCAGTGGAACTGAACCGGCGCATCATCAGGCGCCAGGATTGGGACCAGACCGCTCTTAAGGACCTCGATAAGGTCGAAATCGTCCAGTTCGTCGGCGGGGGATAAGCGACACAAGGGCACCCGATATCTCGACGCAGAGGTTGCGGAACCCGGAGAGAATCGATATGCTCCTGCGATCATTCCACTGCGTCCCCTGCGTTGGTATTTTGCTTTTCTTGCCTGACCGGCAAGCATCCGAAGGTTCGTAACACGGGTTATTCTTCGGTATTCTTCATGTTATTCGTGACTGTTTTGCTATTAACAAGGAGTCGGCTGTGGTAGATGATGGGCTGGTGCTGGCGGGGCGGACGTTTTGTTCGCGCCTGATCGTGGGGACAGGGAAGTATTCCAGTTTCGGTCAGATGCGTGAGGCGCTGGAGAAATCGGGGGCTGAGATCGTGACCGTCGCCGTGCGGCGCATCAATATCAGCGACCGGTCCAAGGAATCGCTGCTTGACTACATCGATACCAGCCGCTTTATGCTGCTGCCCAATACTGCCGGCTGCTACAACGCCGATGATGCGATCCGCACGGCCCAGCTTGGGAGAGAAGCCGGTCTCTCGGAGTGGGTGAAGCTTGAGGTCATCGGCGATCAGAAGACGCTGTTCCCGGATACCGGGGCCTTGTTGGAGGCCACGCGCGTTCTGGTGAAAGACGGCTTTGTTGTCCTGCCCTACACGAATGACGACCCGATCATGGCCCGCAAGCTTCAGGATGCAGGTGCTGCTGCGGTCATGCCTCTGGGCGCGCCGATCGGATCCGGCATCGGCATTCAAAATCCGGCCAACATCCGAATCATCCGCGAGACCATCTCGCTCCCTGTGATTGTCGACGCAGGGGTGGGAACCGCATCCGATGCTTCCCTGGCCATGGAGTTGGGCTGCGACGGCGTGCTCATGAATACGGCGATTGCGTGCGCGCAGGATCCGCTGCGCATGGCGGAGGCCATGAACCTCGCAGTCCGCGCGGGGCGGCAGGCTTTTCTGGCCGGGCGCATTCCCCGGAAGCTCTACGCGTCGGCGAGCAGCCCGTTCGAAGGGATTTCACGCTGACGTATGCCGGCCACGGGGATTTGCCGAACATGAAAACGCTGCGAGTGGAGTTGGGGGATCGGAGCTACCCGGTTCTGGTCGGTGCGAATATTCTGAGCGGGGCCGGCCGCGTTCTCTTGCGCCTCGGATTTGATACGCCCCCCGTGGTCGTGACCAACCCGCGCGTGCTGCGCCTGCACGGAAATGCCCTGCTCTCATCTTTGGAGGGCGCCTTCGGTCCCGTCCCGGTGATCCGCATCGGAGACGGGGAACGCTTCAAGAATCACGACACGCTCGCGAAAATATACGAAGGCTTGTTCCGTGCCCGTGCAGACCGGCGCTCCTGGGTCGTGGCTTTCGGCGGCGGCGTGGTTGGAGATGTCGCGGGCTTTGCCGCCGCGACCTTCATGCGCGGGATACCCTACGTGGGCGTGCCCACCACGCTTCTGGCGCAGGTGGACAGTTCCGTGGGGGGCAAGGTCGGCATCAACGTTGCCCGGGGCAAGAATCTCATCGGTGCTTTTCATCAGCCGAGTGCGGTGCTGTCGGATATCGCCGTCCTGCGCACCCTGCCGGCGCGAGAACTGGCCGCGGGCCTTTACGAGATCGTCAAGTGCGGCGCGATCCGCTCCGAGCCGCTGCTCGGCTATTTGGAAAAGAAGCTATCTGCGCTGCTGGCATGCGAGCCCTCCTCCCTTGCGCGTGCGGTCATGGGGGCCGTTCGGATCAAGGCGGAAGTGGTGGCCGGCGATGAAAGGGAAGCGCACACGCGCATGATCCTGAACTTCGGCCACACCTTGGGACACGCGTTGGAAGCCGCGACCGCCTATCGCAGGTTTAAACACGGGGAGGCGGTGGCCTGGGGGATGATCGCGACAGCTGAGCTGAGTGCAGCCACCGGCGGATTCCGCGCCGAAGAAGCACAGCGGCTGATCCGCCTGATACGTCGGATCGAGCGCCTGCCATCCCTGCAGGGCATCTCTGCGCAGCGGGTGTGGGCAGCGCTGCAACGCGACAAAAAGTCCCGCGGCGGCAAAATCCGGATGATCCTGCTGCCGCAACTGGGCCGGTCGGCAGTAGTCGACAATCTTGATCCTGCGTGCATCCGCCGCTTCATCACCGACTTCCTGACGCACAGACGAGATTTTTAACCGGCAGGACACCAAGCCACAAAGCACTCTCCATTCGGAGTCTCGGCGTTCTGGCGGTTTCGGACAAACCAGGATAAATTCACCATCGAGGATTGGATGTCGAAGGTCGCAGGTCGGAGGGCGGAAAAAGCGCGCGATGTGCGGGAAATGTTCGGTGCCATCGCGCGCCATTATGACCTCCTGAATCATGTTCTCTCCCTGAACGTCGACCGCCGCTGGCGGCGCGGCTGCGTACGGGAGGTGTCCAAAAGACTTGCTTCACCGCAGCCTGCGATCCTGGATGTGGGCTGCGGCACCGGCGACCTCTCGCTGGCATTCTCGTTGCTCGGCCCCGTGGCAGGTTGTGACTTCTGCCACCCCATGCTGCAAATCGGCCGGGACAAGATCTCTCGCTTCCCGGTGCCCCACCCGATCTCACTTCTCGAAGGGGACGCGCTCGCTCTGCCATTTCGAGACTGCCGTTTCGACGTGGTCGTGTCAGCCTTCGTTCTGCGAAACCTGACCGATGCTCAGAAGGGGCTTCAGGAAATGAGGCGGGTGCTGCGCGGAGGCGGAGTTCTCGGCGTGCTCGATTTTTCCATGCCGAAGGTCCCGATCATCGGCCGGCTGTACCGCTTTTACTTCTTCAAAATTCTGCCACGGCTCGGCACTCTGATTTCAGGGGTCCAGGGGCCCTATAAATATCTGCCCGACAGCGTGCAGGCTTTCCCCGAACCGGAAGAGCTCAAGGCCCTGGTTGCAGGCGCGGGATTTGATGATGTGGAATATCGCCTGTTTTCGGGTGGAATAGCCGTCTTGCTGCTGGCGCGCGCAAGAGAACCTGGTGTCAGGTCTTGAAAATCCAATTCTTGATGAGAGGTTTCAGCAAGTGGAATAGGTGGTTATCAAGAATTGGATTTTCGAGACCTGACGCCAGGCACTACTTGATCCAGCCGGGGAGGGCGCCGCTCTTGCGGGCTTCCTTTTCGAGATCTGTGAGAGCGTCCTTGGCTTTGGCGAGGTTCTCCTTGTTTAAATCCTGTTCGTAGATGGTCTTCTGGATCTGGCGCTGGATCTCCTGCTGCTTATAGCCGTCACTTTCCCGGTAGAATCTGTTTTGCAGGTCGTTGCGTTTCAGAATCAAAACATTGCACTCACTTTCAAGGTCCTTCACCTTCTGGCGTGCATCCGCGAAGGCCTGCTTCCAGAAACTCTCTGTTCGCCCCTGAAAATCCACCGGTTCATCGGTGGCTGGTTTAGCCCCTTCGGTAGCCGGTTTAGCCCCTTCGGTTGCCGGTGCCACATCTGCCTTTGCCGCTCCCTCGCCGGCCGGCTTTTCCGCGCCTGGCTTATCAGTCGCCGGGGCAGTGGCCGGCGTAATGGTCGTGATCGGTGCGCTCTGGTACTTAGCGGCCTGTTCGTTGGTGATCACCTTGGCGGCTGTTTTGATTGCCTGGCGCCGCTCCTGCTCCTTTTTGGCGAGATCCGCCAGCGACTGCGAGTAGCCGAAGGATGCCAGGGCCATCAATAGTAAGCCACTCATTACAAAGGAAATTGGTTTCATTGTTCGGCACCTCACAGATAGATAGTCCTATAGAAATCTTCCCTTCATTTATCGGCTAAAGTGCAGGCAGAAATTACATGAATAAAAGAAATCGCCCGAAGCAAATTCTCAACGTGGCGCACGTGGAGGCCGCAGCGTGATATCGCCGATTGACATCAACGCCCCGCGCTCTCTGCGCCCTCCGCGTTGCGATGTTCTGCATACGCATATGCTGTTTTGGCGCAAGTCCTTGAATTTGCTCACTCTTTGCACTACTTTAAGAACCCATGGAGATTGTCGACGCTATTCGCCGTGTCGTGGATGGACAGCACCTGGAGCGCGCTGAAGCCGAGTCGGTGATGGACGGCATCATGAGCGGCAAGGCTACGGACGCCCAAATTGCCGCCTTCCTCACCGCCCTGCGCATGAAGTGCGAAACGGTCGAGGAACTCATCGGCTTTGCGCGTGTTATCCGGGCTAAAGCCTCCCCCGTGCGGCCCAAGTCGGTCGTGGAGACGGCCTTCTCCGGCACTGAGCGCGAGATGCTCGTCGACACGTGCGGGACAGGAGGGGACGCCGCGGGCACTTTCAACATCTCGACGGCTACCGCCTTTGTCGTCGCGGGCGCGGGCGTCCAAGTTGCAAAGCACGGCAATCGCAGTGTTTCCGGGATCTGTGGCAGCGCCGACGTGGTCGAAGCGCTCGGCGTCCGAATTGACCTCCCCTCGGAGGCAGTGGCACGCTGTATCGACGAGGTCGGCATAGGCTTCCTGTACGCTCCGCTGCTCCACAGCGCGATGCGCTATGTCATGCTGGCGCGCCGCGAAATGAAAATCCGCACCGTTTTCAACCTTCTTGGTCCGCTCTGCAACCCCGCCGGCGCCAATGCCCAGGTGCTGGGCGTCTACAGCGAAAAGCTGACCGACATGATGGCCCAGGTCCTGTGCGAACTGGGCGCCAGGCGCGCGCTGGTGGTGCACGGGCTGGACGGGCTTGACGAGATCACGATTTCTGGAGAAACCAAAATCTGCGAAGTCCGCGCAGGGGAAGTGAGAAACTATTACGTCGTTCCCGAAGACTTCGGACTCGAGCGCGCCCCGATTGAGCAGATCCAGGGCGGCGACGCCCGGCGCAATGCCGAAATCATCCGAGAAGTGCTCTCGGATCATGGCGGCGTCAAACGCGACGTCGTTCTGCTGAACGCCGCCGCTGGCCTCGTCGCGGGAGGAAAGGCCCGCTCCCTGCGCGAAGGCATCGAGATGGCGCGCACCTCGATTACTTCCGGCGCCGCCATTTCCCGTCTGGACAAGCTCGTCACTCTAACTCAAGACATGCAGCGTCATTCAATTTCTGACAGCAGGAGACAGGAGAAAAGCACCTGACTCCCTCATGGGTTCCTCTGAACCCTAATCCTCCCCAAAACACTTACGATTACCCGATAACTTCCGGCCTTCCCCTGAATCACGAATGTGCCTGCCGGCACCGCGTTGCCGTGCTGGAAAAAACGCAGCGGTTTGCGCGGCGACTGAGTGATGGACACTCCCGGCGGGAGGTAGCGTACGGAGTTTTCGTAGCGCGTGCCGTTGGGATCGAGCCAGTAAATGCGGCGGCCGCCCTGGTCAATGACGAAAATCATCGAATCATTTGCCGCGATCGCATGTGTCCGCCCCCAGAGCAGCGAACTTTCGACCAGGCGGGTGCCGCCCAACAGGGCCCATTCCTGGTTCATGCGGTGGATGCCGGGAGCCGCGCTCCCTGCCACGATGCCGATCAGCCCCAGGACCAGGAGCAGTTCGACAAGCCCCACCCCTTGATCCGCGCACCGTGAAGACAACAAATGCCTCGAAGCAATCGCTTCGGGCTGTGCGCGGTTTTTGAGGGCTTCGTGGTTCAGTCTTCGGGGCACACCTGTCTAACGGGACAGGTCTCGATTTGAGCGAAAAAATCTAGCCGCCGGCGTACCAGCGGACGATGGTGAGGCCGAAAAACAGGGAAAGCGCAGATGCCACGCCCAGGAAGGTGCCGAACGCGAGTTTGGATTGAAGTGTCCTGCCCCCAAACAGGACAAGGACGATGCCGACGATGCTTCCCAAGAACGACCCGGCGAAGATGGTGAGAAGCGTGAGGCGCCAGCCCAGGAAGGCTCCGACCATCGCTATCATCTTTACATCTCCCATACCCAGTCCCTGTCTCCTGCGTAGAGCCTGATAGACCGTGCCCACGAGTAAGAGTATGCCGCCGCCGGCCAGGGCGCCCAGCAGAGAGCCGGCCCAAGGCAGTACGGCTCCGGCATGGGCTGAGGATACAAAGGCGGCCAGATTCTCGGAGATGGAATCGCGGAAAAAAGTCTCCGACTGCAGCGGGCTCAGCACTATGCCTGCCAGAACACCCGGCAACGTGAGAACGTTGGGGAGGATTTGATGGTGATAGTCGACAAAAACGAGGACGAGGATCACGGACAGAAACAGGGAGTTCACAAATGCGGGCGGCGTGAGGCTCCACTCCACGGCGCACGCGAAAAAGGCCAGGCCGGTAAGCAGCTCGACGAGCGGATACTGCAGCGCAATGGGTTGCCGGCAGAATCGGCACTTGCCCCGCAGCCACAGATAGGAGAGGACCGGGACGTTGTCGTAGGGGCGTACAGCCTGGCCGCAATGAGGGCAATGGGAGCTCGGAAAAACGATCGACTCGCGGCGGGGCAGCCGATAGATGCAGACGTTAAGGAAGCTGCCGATCACAAGACCAAAGGCCGCCCAAAGATAAGGAAATACGTTCATGTGCGCTCCGAGCGCCCTACTTTACTATAAAATCCAAAACACGAAACACACCAAAACTTGAAACCGGCCATATGTTTTTCTTGTGGTTGGTGGTTGCTGAAATAAAAAGGCCGCCTGCCCACGGAGGACAGGCGGCCCGGAGCCTGAAACGACAGGCGTGCTTCGGACTACTTGAACGTTGTCGGCTTCGTCTTGCCGATATTCCCTACATCGATGTTGCTTTCCTCGAGCAGGGTGCTCATGGCCTGCTGCAGATTGATGACCGCACTTTTATAGTTGATCTTGGAGGTAAGCTCGTTCCCCTGGGCGTTGGCCAGCTGATCCTGAGTCGTGAGCACATCGTACTGGGTGGCCAGGCCGGCGGCAAACCTCTTGTTCATGGCCTCGAGCTGTGATTCTGACAGCTGCCTGCTGATCGCAGACGTTTCGAGCTGTTTCTTGGCCGTATTCAGCGCCTGGACATAGTTTTTGATGTCCACGATGACCTGCTGCTCGTGCTGCGTACGAGTCATGACGGAATTCTGCCGGTTGATCCGCGACGTGGCGAGAGAGGATTCAACGTTTCTATTCCTGAGCGGAACGGTGACATTGAACTGGAAGGACCAGTTATAGGTGCCGCCGGTGAAGATCGTCTTATAAGATGTGAAAAGCCCGCCCACGAAGCCTTCAGGAAGCACGGGTTGCAGAACACCATTCCTATCCTCTCTATAGCCCTGAACGGCGCCCTTGCCGCTGGAGCCAATCGCTGCGGTCAGACCGATATTCCACTTCTTGCCTTCCTTCGTAAGGGCATAGCTGAGGTCGGACTTCTGCAAATTGATATCATCCTGCTGCAACTGAAGACTGTTTTTGATGGCCGTGGCGATTGCCTGATCGAGATCAACTTTGTACTCGACCATCTCCGGTGTGTCG includes these proteins:
- a CDS encoding NADH-quinone oxidoreductase subunit J; this translates as METLLFYLFGAIALIAAINVVLLRRVFYEALSLIVCLSALAGIYMLLEAPFIAAVQIIVYAGAIMVLFLFVIMLLDPFSGAAHVDKRKYLAFLAWVLGATVPLLLYPLLRSYDPSRAPHDPLVSAGGAGTITHLAETLFSDYLLPFEVTSVLILVAIIGAVVLAKRQT
- the nuoE gene encoding NADH-quinone oxidoreductase subunit NuoE; translated protein: MLSEATRSRISVLMQRYPRARSALIPSLQLAQDEVGYLSHDAVREVAEIFTLSANEVYEVASFYTMLFKKPVGKYVIQVCTNISCLLCNCEQIMAHLQQRLGIKPGETTPDRRFTLLEVECLASCGTAPVVQINEDYHESLTVEKLDRILDSLN
- the thiS gene encoding sulfur carrier protein ThiS; the encoded protein is MKLEINGESRSVPASASVRELLENLGIKPDRIAVELNRRIIRRQDWDQTALKDLDKVEIVQFVGGG
- a CDS encoding thiazole synthase is translated as MVDDGLVLAGRTFCSRLIVGTGKYSSFGQMREALEKSGAEIVTVAVRRINISDRSKESLLDYIDTSRFMLLPNTAGCYNADDAIRTAQLGREAGLSEWVKLEVIGDQKTLFPDTGALLEATRVLVKDGFVVLPYTNDDPIMARKLQDAGAAAVMPLGAPIGSGIGIQNPANIRIIRETISLPVIVDAGVGTASDASLAMELGCDGVLMNTAIACAQDPLRMAEAMNLAVRAGRQAFLAGRIPRKLYASASSPFEGISR
- the aroB gene encoding 3-dehydroquinate synthase, producing the protein MKTLRVELGDRSYPVLVGANILSGAGRVLLRLGFDTPPVVVTNPRVLRLHGNALLSSLEGAFGPVPVIRIGDGERFKNHDTLAKIYEGLFRARADRRSWVVAFGGGVVGDVAGFAAATFMRGIPYVGVPTTLLAQVDSSVGGKVGINVARGKNLIGAFHQPSAVLSDIAVLRTLPARELAAGLYEIVKCGAIRSEPLLGYLEKKLSALLACEPSSLARAVMGAVRIKAEVVAGDEREAHTRMILNFGHTLGHALEAATAYRRFKHGEAVAWGMIATAELSAATGGFRAEEAQRLIRLIRRIERLPSLQGISAQRVWAALQRDKKSRGGKIRMILLPQLGRSAVVDNLDPACIRRFITDFLTHRRDF
- a CDS encoding ubiquinone/menaquinone biosynthesis methyltransferase; translated protein: MSKVAGRRAEKARDVREMFGAIARHYDLLNHVLSLNVDRRWRRGCVREVSKRLASPQPAILDVGCGTGDLSLAFSLLGPVAGCDFCHPMLQIGRDKISRFPVPHPISLLEGDALALPFRDCRFDVVVSAFVLRNLTDAQKGLQEMRRVLRGGGVLGVLDFSMPKVPIIGRLYRFYFFKILPRLGTLISGVQGPYKYLPDSVQAFPEPEELKALVAGAGFDDVEYRLFSGGIAVLLLARAREPGVRS
- the trpD gene encoding anthranilate phosphoribosyltransferase encodes the protein MEIVDAIRRVVDGQHLERAEAESVMDGIMSGKATDAQIAAFLTALRMKCETVEELIGFARVIRAKASPVRPKSVVETAFSGTEREMLVDTCGTGGDAAGTFNISTATAFVVAGAGVQVAKHGNRSVSGICGSADVVEALGVRIDLPSEAVARCIDEVGIGFLYAPLLHSAMRYVMLARREMKIRTVFNLLGPLCNPAGANAQVLGVYSEKLTDMMAQVLCELGARRALVVHGLDGLDEITISGETKICEVRAGEVRNYYVVPEDFGLERAPIEQIQGGDARRNAEIIREVLSDHGGVKRDVVLLNAAAGLVAGGKARSLREGIEMARTSITSGAAISRLDKLVTLTQDMQRHSISDSRRQEKST
- a CDS encoding prepilin peptidase, with the translated sequence MNVFPYLWAAFGLVIGSFLNVCIYRLPRRESIVFPSSHCPHCGQAVRPYDNVPVLSYLWLRGKCRFCRQPIALQYPLVELLTGLAFFACAVEWSLTPPAFVNSLFLSVILVLVFVDYHHQILPNVLTLPGVLAGIVLSPLQSETFFRDSISENLAAFVSSAHAGAVLPWAGSLLGALAGGGILLLVGTVYQALRRRQGLGMGDVKMIAMVGAFLGWRLTLLTIFAGSFLGSIVGIVLVLFGGRTLQSKLAFGTFLGVASALSLFFGLTIVRWYAGG